A window of the Pelagicoccus albus genome harbors these coding sequences:
- a CDS encoding glutamine amidotransferase yields the protein MVFQTQTPWFVLVAIAAMLVFASWRSWRTSSRPSFLAIGLRAIAIALLILALANPQRSVDRPIQGQNVIALLADDSSGMRIKDQSEILDRGEHARQVLQGRESAWRALLEDEYQLRSYRFSRSLQRVSNFDSLSFAGQSSNLSTAITALSDRLASQPLAGVVVFTDGNATDTRLSDLELAQLPPIFPVVIGSENAVPDLSLQDASIRISPFGDAPLELEARLQATELRSSRTVVELASLPQSSTDRRRIMESREVQISEDTQSSPINIDWPATGGGIEFYQLTSRILTDSEVPTPEEATSANNGKLLVANRGKENYRILYLTGRPNWEYKFLNRSLQQDPQLDMVGLLRVASKEPKFEFKSRAGEQSNSLYRGFGREDENERYDEAVLIRMNTRDENELRGGFPNTAETLFEYDAVILDDVESEFFTYNQLSLLRDFVRQRGGGLLMLGGVNSFEDGGYQDSPLSSLLPFYADSAFDHTVFDRPASWDLSREGWVEPWMRIRDMEMDERNRISNMPLFRVYNTLGRIKPGARQLATVTEAGGEQRPALLVRNFGSGRVASLAVGDLWRWGMQDTDSQEDLAQFWRQISRWLVKDNPQRISLSASITDTGATILQARALNPSYQKLSASKARLSVTRVASATQPDMGPETLIELDMQPVSDNPGHFQSELPQLDDGAYLAEVLVEENSGTPAGRAETGWTIDALSQEFSSISPNRAEMERIAAATGGQTLSLSDLAKLNSLIQSRPAPASETVFQPIWHNNLFFLAALAALLAEWLIRRKRGLA from the coding sequence ATGGTCTTTCAAACGCAAACTCCCTGGTTCGTTCTCGTCGCTATAGCAGCGATGCTGGTTTTCGCATCATGGCGTTCATGGAGAACAAGCTCACGGCCAAGTTTTCTAGCAATCGGTTTGAGGGCCATCGCCATTGCCTTGCTCATCCTAGCCTTGGCGAATCCGCAACGTTCCGTCGACCGCCCCATCCAAGGCCAAAACGTCATCGCCCTTCTTGCCGACGATAGCAGTGGCATGAGGATAAAAGACCAAAGCGAAATCCTCGATAGAGGAGAACATGCTCGGCAAGTCCTGCAGGGGCGAGAGAGTGCCTGGAGAGCATTGCTGGAAGACGAGTATCAGCTCCGTTCGTACCGCTTTTCTCGCTCCCTCCAGCGTGTGTCAAATTTCGACAGCCTTTCCTTTGCTGGGCAAAGCAGCAATCTATCAACAGCCATCACCGCCCTAAGCGACCGCTTAGCGTCTCAGCCTCTCGCTGGTGTCGTTGTCTTTACCGACGGAAATGCCACGGATACGAGGCTCTCCGACCTAGAACTCGCCCAACTACCGCCAATCTTTCCCGTGGTAATCGGAAGCGAGAACGCCGTACCCGATCTTTCGTTACAGGATGCGTCTATACGCATTTCTCCCTTCGGCGACGCGCCTTTGGAGTTGGAGGCGCGGTTGCAAGCGACAGAGCTACGATCAAGTAGGACCGTTGTCGAGCTGGCAAGTTTGCCCCAAAGCTCCACCGACCGCAGACGGATCATGGAGAGTCGAGAGGTACAAATCTCCGAAGATACGCAATCTAGTCCTATAAATATCGATTGGCCAGCAACCGGTGGAGGTATCGAGTTTTACCAACTAACGAGTCGCATCCTTACAGACTCTGAGGTTCCCACGCCCGAGGAAGCGACCTCAGCCAACAACGGCAAACTACTAGTCGCCAACCGCGGTAAGGAAAACTACAGAATCCTCTACCTTACCGGCCGCCCGAATTGGGAATACAAGTTTTTGAACCGCTCTCTACAGCAGGACCCGCAGCTGGACATGGTTGGCCTTTTGCGCGTTGCCAGCAAGGAACCAAAATTCGAGTTCAAAAGCAGAGCAGGCGAACAGAGCAACTCGCTCTATCGCGGCTTCGGTCGGGAGGATGAAAACGAACGCTACGACGAAGCCGTTCTCATTCGCATGAATACACGTGACGAAAACGAGCTGCGTGGTGGATTCCCCAATACCGCTGAGACCTTGTTCGAGTACGATGCCGTCATCTTGGATGATGTGGAATCTGAGTTTTTCACGTATAACCAACTATCCCTTCTGCGTGATTTCGTCAGACAGCGAGGTGGCGGGCTTCTCATGCTGGGTGGCGTGAACAGTTTCGAGGACGGCGGATATCAGGATTCGCCTTTGTCGTCCCTGCTTCCCTTCTATGCGGATAGCGCTTTCGATCATACGGTGTTTGACCGTCCTGCGAGCTGGGATTTGAGTCGAGAGGGTTGGGTCGAGCCGTGGATGCGTATCCGCGATATGGAGATGGATGAACGCAATCGAATTTCAAATATGCCCTTGTTCCGCGTCTACAATACGCTAGGCCGTATCAAACCAGGGGCCCGGCAGCTCGCAACCGTAACGGAAGCAGGAGGCGAACAACGCCCTGCCCTGCTGGTTCGGAACTTCGGATCCGGTCGCGTAGCGAGCTTAGCAGTAGGCGATCTCTGGCGCTGGGGAATGCAAGACACGGATTCCCAAGAGGACCTAGCCCAGTTTTGGCGTCAAATTTCCCGTTGGCTCGTCAAAGACAATCCCCAACGCATTAGCCTCTCAGCAAGCATAACCGATACAGGAGCGACGATTCTGCAAGCCCGTGCTCTGAATCCAAGCTATCAAAAGCTCTCAGCGAGTAAGGCTCGACTAAGCGTAACAAGAGTCGCCTCTGCCACTCAACCAGATATGGGACCGGAAACCTTGATCGAGCTGGATATGCAACCTGTATCCGACAACCCTGGACACTTTCAGTCAGAACTACCGCAGCTGGATGATGGCGCCTATCTTGCCGAGGTTTTGGTGGAAGAAAATTCCGGGACCCCTGCGGGACGAGCGGAAACGGGGTGGACCATTGATGCCTTGTCTCAAGAGTTTTCTTCAATCTCCCCTAATCGGGCTGAAATGGAACGGATAGCCGCTGCGACTGGTGGACAGACCCTAAGTTTGTCGGACCTAGCAAAGCTTAACTCCCTGATTCAGTCCCGTCCTGCGCCCGCTTCCGAAACCGTCTTCCAGCCAATCTGGCACAACAACTTGTTTTTCCTCGCTGCGCTTGCGGCTCTCTTAGCCGAATGGCTGATCAGAAGAAAGAGAGGCCTTGCGTGA